Genomic segment of Methanobrevibacter arboriphilus JCM 13429 = DSM 1125:
TGAATTTTATTGAGAACAATAGATTTTTTACCAGCATCAGATTCAACAATAATCATAGCAGAAGATTCTAATTCTTCTTCAAGTTTAACATCAAGACCAACGACTGATACTCCTTCAAGAGCATTAATCTTATCCATCGTATCTTTAATATCAGTATCAATAACATGACCAATTAAGATAGTACTGAGTTTTTCTTTTACAACTACTCCATCTAATTCAAGAATAGTTATATTCATTTCTTTTAATTTCTCTATAACTTGTTTAAGATTTCCTCTTTCACCTTCAATTGTTATTTGAACAGGAATCATTCCTCTTTCATTTTTAAAATCCCTTTGGTGAATAACAGTTACTAAATTTGTGCCAAGAGTACTAATTGGCTCAAGTACTGATAAAAGCTGCCCTGGAACATCTTGAAGTTCTAGAACTAAGTTCATTTTCATTTTATCACCCTTAAAAATAATGTTTCTATAATTTATACAATTAACATTTAATAAATAAATATAATTTAAATAAATATAATTTATATAAATAAATTTATAAAACAATAAATATCTAAATTTATAAAGTATTATACTCTATTCATAAATTCTATTTATATAGTATATTTATATACTCTATTAATAAATATGATATAGATATTTAAAAAATTTAATTAAAAATATTGATAATTTAAAAATATAAAATAACAATTTAATAAAAATAGATTATTGATAAAGATTTTATTCAAATGATTGAAATATATTGGACTATATAAAATCTTAAGTTTTAACCAATTAAACCTATCAAAATAATTAATATTTAATTATATTTTACTATTATATCCTATTAATAATATTAGTAGTCTCTTAATTAATATTAGTCTATAATTAAGCCTATAATTAATATTAGCATAGTAATTAATGTTATATCTAATTAATCCATTCAGCTTTTTTAACTAGTAAATGACCATCTTTATCGGTTTTAGCATTTTTCATGATTTTTTCTGGATTTTTTTCATTAGCTACATCTTTGCGTGTGAGATTCACATTATCAACTATGTAATGAGTTTCTTCAAGGTCCGGAATATTTTCAAGCGTCTTAGAAAAATCTTTAAGAATTTTTTCTGCATCTTTTTCAATTTTCATTATATAATATTTATTAATAAATTATATATAAAAGTTTTGTATTTTTCATGATTATATGGACTAAAATATAAATAGAAATTCACATTAAATTCACATTGATTTATCTACAAGCAAATAATCAATTGTTTTTAATATAATATCTTCAAAATTCTGGCTTAGATTTATAATAACTTATAAAAGTATAATAATCATTATAAGGAGGGTTAAACCATAAGATGTGAAAAAATCTAAAATTTATAGTCCTAAAAATTATATAAGGTCACAATCCTTGTTTAGAATAATTTATGCAATTTTAATCTTTATTAACCTTAGAATCGTGGAACTTATTGCTATAATTGTTAAAATAAGGATAGTGTAAGATATAATTCCTATTAATTGATAAGAAAATAAATAAATTATACAAACTAATCCCGGTAACAACATTGTAAGGATACCAAAACTCCTTCCAAGCCAATCAAAATATAAAAAATTATCTTTTTTAGTTTCAGAATGTATAGTAGAATTGATCTTTTTGTAATTTTTTAAAAATTTAGAAGTAATTACAAACTCAAGGAATTTAAAAATAACAATGAATAAAAACCAAATTGGAACAACATTCAAATAACATAAAATAGTTGTAGATAAAAATGAATAGAAAATATCTGCAAAAATATCTAAATTAGCACCAAAAGCACTTACGAAATTCAGTTTCCGAGCTAAGTAACCATCCAAAATATCAGATATTATAATAATAGAAAATAATAATAAAGATATTATTGACCCAGTTCCTAAAATTAAATCATATAAAGAAAAAATAAAAGGGATAGTTATTATAATTCTTATTGATGATAAAATATTAGGAATATTTTTAGTTAATTGAAAAATCATAGCGATCATATTGATATTTTAATCATAGTTTTTTACCCCAAACTATAATACGATTAGAATTAATTAACATTTCTTCAATTGGTAAATTAATTGGGCAAACATGATGGCATGAAAGAGATTTACCACATTTATCATAATAATTTTTGTTATAATTATTTATTATTTTATTTTTATGATCATTATTAGGACTTTGATTAATCAGCTTAAATATATTAACCATTCCTAGTGCACCAAGAAATTCACTCTTTTCACTAAAATTTGGACAAATTTCCAAACAACACCCACACATTAAGCATTTGGATGATTGATATTCCGAATCAATGATATTTAAATTTATTTTAGCTGTTTTTTCAAGCCATAAATGATTTTCAACCATTTTTTTAAATATATTTTCTCTATCCACAATTAAATCTTTAACTATAGGAAATTTACTTAGAGGTTCAATAGTAACTATTTTATCCTTATTTGATATATCTTTTAAAAAAGTTGAACATGCTAATGAAGGAACTCCATTAATTACCATTGCACAAGCTCCACATTTCTTTTGAAGACACCCACATTCCCATAAAATAGGTGAAGCATGATTTCCTAAGATATTAATTAATCTTTCTTTAGAATTTATTTCTTCAAGTACTGAAGCTATTGATGAATTAATATCTCCTTTAAATAGAAATGTTTCATAGTATGAGCATTTACCATTGTTTCTTTTTATTTTAATAAATACATTAATCATATTATCTTAAATACATTATATTATCTTAAATACTATATTATCTTAAATAAATTAAACATTATCTTATACATTGATTATTATCTTAAATTAACCTAAATTATCTAATCAAATAAATAAGCTTTCATTTTCTAAAATTAGGAATATCTTCAAAATTAATATTAATTTTATTATTATGATAATTCACAACAGTTATCTTTTTAAAATTTATATCATCAGTTTCTGGAAAATCTAAACGTTGATGAGCACCTCTACTTTCTTTCCTTATGATTGCACTTTTTAAAATAGATTTTCCTAAAATACAAAGATTTTCTATATTTAAATTTTCATAAATACTACTTTTACAGTCATAACAATCTTTGACTTTTTCATTAATCAATTTATTAATTAGAAAAATACCATTTTCAAGCTCTTTTTCTTCTCTAAAAATTCCTAAGCTTTTTTCTAATATATAACTTAATTCAGATTTTATTGAATAAATAGATGTTTTTTTATTTCTATTTTTCATTAAATCAATATTATTTTTTAGATAAGAAATTTCTTTTTTAAATATATCATCATACTCTTTTTTTAAATTTATATCATTTTTAATTTCACTAATATCACTTTCACTAATACTATTTTCAATATTATTAATAATGATATTTTTTATATCTAATTTAGACTTAATATCTTCTATAAAAGTATTTCCAGCAGTCACACCTCCAAATATTGCTCCAAGGATTGAATTTCCACCTATTCTATTTGCACCATGATACTGACAACAACATTCACCTGCAGCATACAAATAATTTACTGAAGAATTATGATGTTCATCGACTTTTATGCCTCCCATAAAGTAATGTATCCCTGGTTGAACTTCAATTGGCTCTTTTTTAGGATTTATATTTAAAA
This window contains:
- the gatC gene encoding Asp-tRNA(Asn) amidotransferase subunit GatC, producing MKIEKDAEKILKDFSKTLENIPDLEETHYIVDNVNLTRKDVANEKNPEKIMKNAKTDKDGHLLVKKAEWIN
- a CDS encoding CDP-alcohol phosphatidyltransferase family protein, with translation MIAMIFQLTKNIPNILSSIRIIITIPFIFSLYDLILGTGSIISLLLFSIIIISDILDGYLARKLNFVSAFGANLDIFADIFYSFLSTTILCYLNVVPIWFLFIVIFKFLEFVITSKFLKNYKKINSTIHSETKKDNFLYFDWLGRSFGILTMLLPGLVCIIYLFSYQLIGIISYTILILTIIAISSTILRLIKIKIA
- a CDS encoding amino acid-binding protein; the encoded protein is MKMNLVLELQDVPGQLLSVLEPISTLGTNLVTVIHQRDFKNERGMIPVQITIEGERGNLKQVIEKLKEMNITILELDGVVVKEKLSTILIGHVIDTDIKDTMDKINALEGVSVVGLDVKLEEELESSAMIIVESDAGKKSIVLNKIQDIADNKGLLVVNEV
- a CDS encoding 2Fe-2S iron-sulfur cluster-binding protein, whose protein sequence is MINVFIKIKRNNGKCSYYETFLFKGDINSSIASVLEEINSKERLINILGNHASPILWECGCLQKKCGACAMVINGVPSLACSTFLKDISNKDKIVTIEPLSKFPIVKDLIVDRENIFKKMVENHLWLEKTAKINLNIIDSEYQSSKCLMCGCCLEICPNFSEKSEFLGALGMVNIFKLINQSPNNDHKNKIINNYNKNYYDKCGKSLSCHHVCPINLPIEEMLINSNRIIVWGKKL